AGACCGAACATGAAGTATTATTAAGTGGTTTTGGTAAATTTGAAACTTTCAAGAAAAAAACAAGAAAAGGTCGTAATCCTCAAACAGGCGAAGAAATAACTTTAAAAGAACATGATACCCTTACATTTCGTATTTCTCGAAAATTTAAAGAACATATGAAAAAATTACATTAAAAAAAAATCAATATTTATATCCATGAAGGCCAAGTAGAGTATGGCTTTCATGGATTATAATGCATAGTAATAATATCCTGACCTACCCTAATAAAACATCAAAACACATCATTACCACAAATCCTAAGATAATTGCCATACTGGAAGAATCTCCATTACCAGAAGCATAAGACTCTGGAACAACTTCTTCTACTACAACAAAAATCATAGCGCCTGCTGCAAAAGCCAATGCAAATGGTAGCAAAGTTGTTACAGTAGTGACAGCAAGCGCACCAATAATAACAGCAATAGGTTCAACAATACCGGAAAATAAACCAAAAAGAAAAGCTTTTTTACGTGAATAGCCTTCTCTTAATAATGGTCCAGAGACTGCAAGACCTTCAGGAATATTTTGTAATCCAATACCTAACATTAAAGAAATCGCACTAGATAACGTAGCTTCTGGTGTTCCTAACCCTGCAGCACCAAAAACAACACCTACAGCTAACCCTTCAGGAATATTATGTAATGTAATAGCAAGAACAAGCAATGTACTACGTGGTAACTTACTTTTTCTGCCATCTAGAACACCTTCTACAATATGAATGTGTGGGAGAATATAATCAAGTAATCGAAGGAAAGCAGCACCTAAAATTACTCCTGAACCAACAGGCACTAATGACCATTTCCCAAGATACTCAGACATTTCTAGTGCAGGTTCTAAAAGTGACCAATAAGAGGCAGCAATCATAATGCCTCCAGCAAAGCCAAGCATTAAGTCAAGAGTACGTCTAGAAAACTCTTTAGATATAAAGACAACTGCAGCACCAACTGTAGTAAATCCCCAAATCACTATCCCTGCAAGGAGAGCCATTCCTATAGGAGTATTAAAAAATTGTTCTATTATCATAGTAAATAACTACGTTACCTATTTAGTTAAATAACACATATATTACCACAAAATAAAAAAATAAATTTCATTCATGTGATCCATTAATAGGCTGACAAGAAGAGCACCAGACTGTCATCCTTCCCCCTATACGTGTTCCTTCCAAATCTTTTTTACAAACTACACAAGGCTTCCCAAAACGTCCATATACATTAAGTGAATTTTGAAAAGCACCAACATTGCCATCAGCTGCCCTGTAATCTTTAATAGAACTACCACAACTTGCAATAGCTTCTAATAAAACTTCTTGCAATGCATGATAAAGTGTAGCTATTGACTCCATAGATAACTGTGAAACAGTAGCCATAGGTGAAATTTGTGCACGAAAAAGACTTTCATCTGCATAAATATTTCCACATCCAGCAATTACTCTTTGATTCAGTAATAATGATTTAATATTACCTCTCCTACCCCGAAAACGTTCTATAAACGTTGAAACATCTATCTCTAACGGTTCTGGACCTAACGTATTCCAAAATGGCCATACTGGTTCTTCAGTTGTCGATAAGATACGGACATATCCAAATTTTCTTATATCTTCAAAAAAAATAGTATTACCATCATCAAGGGAAAAACTAACTCGTGTATGTGTGGTTGGACATCTATCTTGAGGATACACAAGAATACGTCCTGTCATCTTTAAATGAATACATAACGTATAAACATGACTATCTTTAATAACTAAAGGAATAAGAAGGAGCTTTCCTCTCCTAAAAGGTTTTCCAAATATAGCCCCAATAAGTACATCCAGAGATATATCTCCTTGTACAGAATCTTGGTTATATACAGTATAGTTCAGACACATTCTGCCATTAATTATTGGTTCC
The sequence above is drawn from the Lawsonia intracellularis PHE/MN1-00 genome and encodes:
- the mutM gene encoding bifunctional DNA-formamidopyrimidine glycosylase/DNA-(apurinic or apyrimidinic site) lyase, producing the protein MPELPEVETIVRTLEPIINGRMCLNYTVYNQDSVQGDISLDVLIGAIFGKPFRRGKLLLIPLVIKDSHVYTLCIHLKMTGRILVYPQDRCPTTHTRVSFSLDDGNTIFFEDIRKFGYVRILSTTEEPVWPFWNTLGPEPLEIDVSTFIERFRGRRGNIKSLLLNQRVIAGCGNIYADESLFRAQISPMATVSQLSMESIATLYHALQEVLLEAIASCGSSIKDYRAADGNVGAFQNSLNVYGRFGKPCVVCKKDLEGTRIGGRMTVWCSSCQPINGSHE
- a CDS encoding ZIP family metal transporter yields the protein MIIEQFFNTPIGMALLAGIVIWGFTTVGAAVVFISKEFSRRTLDLMLGFAGGIMIAASYWSLLEPALEMSEYLGKWSLVPVGSGVILGAAFLRLLDYILPHIHIVEGVLDGRKSKLPRSTLLVLAITLHNIPEGLAVGVVFGAAGLGTPEATLSSAISLMLGIGLQNIPEGLAVSGPLLREGYSRKKAFLFGLFSGIVEPIAVIIGALAVTTVTTLLPFALAFAAGAMIFVVVEEVVPESYASGNGDSSSMAIILGFVVMMCFDVLLG
- a CDS encoding HU family DNA-binding protein is translated as MAMTLTKAAIAKKICSKSNISQQSAKRSLDIMLSIMKKALKTEHEVLLSGFGKFETFKKKTRKGRNPQTGEEITLKEHDTLTFRISRKFKEHMKKLH